A genomic region of Chionomys nivalis unplaced genomic scaffold, mChiNiv1.1 scaffold_28, whole genome shotgun sequence contains the following coding sequences:
- the LOC130869129 gene encoding spindlin-2-like, with protein sequence VGRRISHGWKEANEPVTQWKAIILDQLPTNPSLYLLKNDGIDCVYGMELHSDERILNLKFLPNNIRFPQETDTHLSNTKVVRAVKHTFEGTNGSKDDWKRMVLEEVPNMKTWFYITYKKDPVLYIYHLLVEYLEGNLHIMPERSRCPPKGVNLELGRDSLAGKSMQHNEKDGTQKIGKIIYQVPTKPSVHFIKFDNDFHIYVYDL encoded by the exons gtcggccgcagaatttctcacggctggaaggaagccaatgaaccagtcacccagtggaaagccatcattctagatcaactgccaacaaatccctctctctatttgttaaagaatgatgggatagattgtgtctatggaatGGAGCtccacagtgatgaaaggattttaaaccttaagttcctgcctaacaatatacgatttcctcaggagacagacactcatctctcaaacaccaaagttgtcagagcagtgaaacatacatttgagggcacaaacggctctaaggatgactggaagcggatggtcctagaggaggtgccaaacatgaagacctggttctatattacctacaagaaagatccggtcttgtatatttaccacctcctggttgaataccttgaaggcaacctccacatcatgccag aaagatcca gatgtcctccaaaaggggtgaatttggaattaggcagggattccttggcaggcaaaagcatgcagcacaacgaaaaagatggaacccaaaagataggtaaaattatttaccaagttcccaccaaaccttccgtgcatttcatcaagtttgataatgacttccatatttatgtctatgatttg